From the Synechococcus sp. HK01-R genome, one window contains:
- the bchM gene encoding magnesium protoporphyrin IX methyltransferase → MAPVQRLNDTQAEKQEVKGYFETTGFDRWNRIYSESDDVNKVQRNIRIGHQKTVDEVLSWIQESGDLQDVSFCDAGCGVGSLSLPLAALGAGSISASDISEAMAKEAERRAREAGLDMGRLQFSASDLESISGSFHTVCCLDVFIHYPQPAAEEMVKHLCGLAEQRLIVSFAPYTPLLALLKGIGQLFPGPSKTTRAYTLKEDGIVRAAAACGFQPMRRSLNKAPFYFSRLIEFRRA, encoded by the coding sequence ATGGCTCCCGTGCAACGCCTGAATGACACCCAGGCCGAGAAGCAGGAGGTGAAGGGCTACTTCGAGACCACAGGCTTTGATCGCTGGAACCGCATCTACAGCGAATCGGACGATGTGAACAAGGTGCAGCGCAACATCCGCATCGGTCACCAGAAAACCGTCGACGAGGTGCTCAGCTGGATCCAAGAGAGCGGAGACCTGCAGGACGTGAGCTTCTGCGATGCCGGCTGTGGGGTGGGCAGCCTCAGCTTGCCTCTGGCAGCACTGGGGGCGGGCTCGATCAGCGCTAGTGACATCTCCGAGGCGATGGCCAAGGAAGCAGAACGCCGCGCTCGCGAAGCCGGGCTCGACATGGGAAGGCTTCAGTTCAGTGCAAGTGATCTAGAAAGCATCAGCGGCTCCTTTCACACCGTCTGCTGCCTGGATGTCTTCATCCATTACCCGCAGCCTGCTGCAGAAGAGATGGTGAAACACCTCTGCGGCCTCGCCGAGCAGCGATTAATCGTGAGCTTTGCGCCCTACACGCCCCTGCTGGCGCTACTCAAGGGGATTGGCCAACTGTTTCCAGGCCCCAGCAAAACCACCCGCGCGTACACCCTCAAAGAGGACGGCATCGTGCGCGCAGCTGCGGCCTGCGGCTTCCAACCCATGCGCCGGAGTCTCAACAAAGCACCGTTCTATTTCTCAAGGCTGATCGAGTTCCGCAGAGCCTGA
- a CDS encoding response regulator transcription factor encodes MTTSRPADQDPAPAADVDQPVPRLLLVDDEPGLRTAVQAYLEDEGFDVTTAVDGEEGFSKAQQLLPDLVISDVMMPRCDGYGLLRRMREDERLGGTPVIFLTAKGMTADRTQGYLAGVDDYIPKPFDPDELVARVRNVVRRQDRLLTEAARFADADVGQMARQINEIRSMLTGSAADAAAAAEAPQLSFTPREASVLQLVAEGLMNKEIARQLETSIRNVEKYVSRLFIKTGTSSRTELVRFALQHRLVD; translated from the coding sequence ATGACGACTTCCCGTCCAGCCGATCAGGACCCAGCACCGGCGGCTGATGTCGACCAGCCGGTCCCACGTCTGCTGTTGGTGGACGATGAGCCGGGTTTGCGCACTGCTGTGCAGGCCTACCTGGAGGACGAGGGGTTCGACGTGACCACGGCAGTGGATGGTGAGGAGGGCTTCAGCAAGGCCCAGCAGCTGCTCCCCGATCTCGTGATCAGCGACGTGATGATGCCCCGCTGTGATGGCTACGGCCTGCTGCGTCGCATGCGGGAGGACGAACGCCTGGGGGGCACACCCGTGATTTTCCTCACCGCCAAGGGCATGACGGCGGACCGGACCCAGGGATACTTGGCCGGCGTTGACGACTACATTCCCAAGCCCTTCGACCCCGATGAGCTCGTTGCGCGGGTTCGCAATGTGGTGCGCCGTCAGGATCGCCTGCTGACTGAAGCGGCGCGGTTCGCCGATGCGGATGTGGGCCAGATGGCCCGTCAGATCAACGAGATCCGCTCGATGCTCACAGGCTCTGCTGCCGATGCCGCTGCGGCGGCTGAAGCGCCGCAGCTGAGCTTCACCCCGCGGGAGGCCAGCGTGCTGCAGCTCGTGGCCGAAGGGCTGATGAACAAGGAGATTGCCCGTCAGCTGGAAACCTCGATCCGCAACGTCGAGAAATACGTCAGCCGGCTGTTTATCAAAACCGGCACTTCCAGTCGCACGGAGCTGGTCCGCTTCGCTTTGCAGCATCGCCTGGTCGATTGA
- a CDS encoding RNA pseudouridine synthase, which produces MIRPAPVGWREAALNQGWIYRDRVGVDQSGQLLSAVLSARYRHSPVSLWLERLQLGELSLNGQVLWADAVVANGDRIEWRRPPWREPAVPEQWNTIHDNGDLLVINKPSGLPVMPGGGFLLHTLSHQLVQRSRERGEALVPKPVHRLGRFTSGLQVCARESATRAALSRQFRPEGSCRKTYQAWARRVEGLEFGQTLEVDTDVVEREHPLLGWIWGPLPWVDEPVRKRLSAHSQLRLLDRQAKGDLLEVTISTGRPHQIRIHLAQIGSPLLGDPLYRLERRISADATPGDGGYCLHAWKLELASALGMLAFEAPTAWV; this is translated from the coding sequence TTGATCAGACCCGCGCCGGTCGGCTGGCGGGAGGCGGCCCTGAATCAAGGCTGGATCTATCGCGACCGGGTTGGTGTTGATCAGTCCGGGCAGCTTCTCAGCGCCGTGCTCTCGGCTCGGTATCGCCATTCGCCTGTTTCGCTTTGGCTGGAGCGCCTCCAGCTTGGGGAGCTCAGCCTCAATGGCCAGGTGCTTTGGGCTGATGCAGTGGTCGCCAACGGAGACCGGATTGAGTGGCGGCGGCCGCCTTGGCGCGAGCCCGCTGTCCCCGAACAGTGGAACACCATCCATGACAACGGTGATCTGCTGGTGATCAATAAACCCTCGGGGCTTCCGGTGATGCCGGGTGGAGGCTTCCTGCTCCACACCCTCAGCCATCAGCTGGTGCAACGCAGCCGGGAACGGGGAGAGGCCCTGGTGCCCAAGCCAGTGCACCGACTGGGGCGATTCACCTCGGGCTTGCAGGTCTGTGCCCGTGAATCCGCCACACGGGCAGCGCTCTCCAGGCAATTCAGGCCCGAAGGCAGCTGCCGCAAGACTTACCAGGCTTGGGCCCGACGGGTGGAAGGTCTTGAGTTTGGCCAGACCCTGGAGGTTGATACCGACGTTGTGGAACGTGAGCATCCGCTCTTGGGCTGGATTTGGGGGCCGCTCCCTTGGGTGGATGAGCCGGTCCGCAAGCGGCTCTCGGCCCACTCCCAGCTGCGCTTGCTCGATCGCCAGGCCAAAGGAGATCTGCTCGAGGTCACGATCAGCACGGGGCGACCCCATCAGATCCGCATCCATCTGGCTCAGATCGGGAGTCCGCTGCTGGGAGATCCGCTCTATCGCCTGGAACGGCGGATCTCCGCTGATGCCACACCTGGTGATGGCGGTTACTGCTTGCACGCCTGGAAGCTTGAGTTGGCGAGCGCTTTGGGCATGCTGGCCTTTGAAGCGCCGACCGCCTGGGTGTGA